A stretch of Megalobrama amblycephala isolate DHTTF-2021 linkage group LG14, ASM1881202v1, whole genome shotgun sequence DNA encodes these proteins:
- the LOC125245904 gene encoding uncharacterized protein LOC125245904, producing MEERLILSVSSHPLIYDTSSYFYRDRNKKDLAWKSVSEEIGHPEDVCRKKWKSLRDTYLKEKRKEMEKRSGSSAGSVKKWKYSQILGFLEPFVTPRETTSNVVGVEAQVIEYNPPRDQGEGEAEAGDTETEPTDNEEADPRSPAASPVSLVPGPSPPAAAPTGQQRRRGTRRPRDGPSEVEQALLELLRRPPPPPPPLPPQSADEHFLLSLLPFLQSMPPHTKEMIKFKMYKLAMENSTVVLNLEQLDPHSPQ from the exons atggaggaacgactgatattatcagtgagcagtcaccctctgatttatgacacaagttcatacttctatagagacaggaataaaaaggacctcgctTGGAAGAGTGTCAGTGAGGAGATTGGGCAtcctg aggacgTGTGCAGGAAAAAATGGAAAAGCCTCAGGGACACGTACCTGAAGGAGAAGAGGAAGGAGATGGAGAAGAGGAGTGGGTCATCAGCAGGGTCAGTGAAGAAGTGGAAGTACTCACAGATCCTGGGATTCCTCGAGCCCTTCGTCACCCCACGGGAGACCACCAGTAACGTGGTGGGGGTCGAGGCCCAGGTCATAGAGTACAACCCCCCCAGGGACCAGGGAGAGGGAGAGGCGGAAGCAGGGGATACAGAAACAG AGCCTACAGATAATGAAGAGGCTGATCCTAGATCCCCTGCCGCTTCTCCTGTCTCCCTAGTCCCTGGTCCTTCACCCCCTGCTGCTGCACCCACAG GCCAACAGAGGAGGAGAGGCACCCGGCGTCCCCGTGATGGTCCGTCGGAGGTGGAGCAGGCGCTGCTTGAGCTCCTGAGGCGTcctccaccaccaccaccaccactacCACCACAGTCTGCCGATGAACACTTCCTCCTCAGCCTTCTGCCTTTTCTGCAGAGCATGCCGCCTCATACTAAAGAAatgataaaatttaaaatgtacaaattggCGATGGAAAACAGCACCGTTGTGCTAAATTTGGAACAATTGGACCCCCACAGCCCACAgtag